The DNA region aATTAAGAGCAATTGCTTCTTGCTGCAATATATTCAGCCTCAGCAATAGACAATGACACACAATTTTGCTTCTTGTTGAACCATGATAtaagattatttcccaagaagaaacatcctccatAAGTGATTTTTCTATCATTAGCACTACCTGCCCAATTTGCATCACAGTACCCTATAAGCATGGAATTTGCATTATGGGAATACACCATTCCATAATCACTAGTACCATTGATgtatttcaggatccttttcacttgagTAATATGACTCATTTTAGGTTCAGTCTCATATCTTGCACACACTCCTACAACAAATGTGATGTCATATCTGCTAGCTGTAAGATATAGCAAACTACCAATCATACTCATGTATAGACTTTGATCCACACCTACACCTTTTTCATCTTTAGTTAACTTCAAGTGGGTTGGTGCAGGTGTCCTTTTGTGACTTtcattttccatgccaaacttcttcactaCACGCTtagcatacttgctttgagagaTAAAGATAGTATCATCGATTTGTTTGACTTGAAGACCAAGAAAGTAAGTCAATTCATCAacaagactcatctcaaattcagaTTGCATATGCCTGACAAAATGTTGGACCATCTGATTCGACATCCCTCTAAAcataatgtcatcaacatatagTTGTGCTATCATGAGTTTACCATGCTCTTCTTTAACAAACAAGGTCTTGTCTGTTCCTCATTTTCTGTAGCCATTATTGACAAGGAAATCAACTAGCCTTTCATACCAAGTCCTAGGTGTTTTCTTCAACCCATAAAGAGCTTTcttagtttgtaaacatgatctggaaAGTTAGGATCTATGAACCGCTtgggttgttcaacatacacttcttcatttaagaaggaacttttcacatccatctgaAATAGCTTAAATTTAAGCATACAAGTCACTCCTAAAATAAATATTATGGACTCAAGACGAGCAACATagcaaacgtctcatcaaaatcaaccccttcaatttgagtgtatccttgtgcaACAAGCCTAGCCTTGTTTCTGGTCACAATTCCCTTTTCATCAGATTTGTTCTTGTATATCCAATTTATCCCAATAACATTCATCCCTTTAGGCATAGGAGCTATatcccatacttcattccttaTGAACTACCCCAGTTCTTATTGCATagcattgatccagaattcatcagtcaaggccTCATTCACATTTTTAAGTTCAAACTTTGAGACAAAGCAAGCATTTGATATCACATCTCTGGATCTAGTGGTGATACCTTCATTAAGATTTCCAATAATAAGTTCCTTTGGATGATCTTTCTGAGTTTTAATAGAGGGACCTTTGTTGGCTTGAGGGTTGTATGGTTCAGTACCTACTGGCTCACTGTTTGAATCAATATCTCCCTCATTTTTAGAAGTATCAGTTTGCTGAGATAATGTGCCAACATCTTCTTCGATATCAGTTCCTTTCTCCGTGATTgtatcatcaacaacaatattaatGGATTCCATAATGACTTTGGTCTTTGAGTTGAAGACCATGTGAGCTCTATTATTTGTAGAAtaacccagaaatattccttcatcacttttgggatccatttttCTTCTTTGTTCTCGATCAAccaagatataacatttacttcCAAACACATGAAAGTATTTGAGAATAGGCTTCCTCCCTTTCCATAATTCATAGAGAGTAGTTGGAGTACCAGTTCTCATAGTGAACCTATTATGAATATAGCAAGCagtattcattgcttcagcccaaaatTGGTAGGGTAGATGCTTAGCATGAAGCATGACTCTAACTGACTCTTATAGAGTCCTATTCTTGCGCTCAACAACTTCATTTTGTTGAGGAGTGATGTAAGAAGATAACTCATGTCCAACACCTTCAGAGGAGCAAAATTCAGCGAATTTAATATTTTCAAATTCATTGCCATGGTCACTTCTAATCCTGAGAATTCcactttccttttctctttgaagcCTTTGACACAAATCTTTGAAAACCTCAAAGACATCTGATTTTTCCTTGATGAAGTTCACCCAAGTGAATCttgaaaaatcatcaacaacaacatatacataccttttcccaccaaggCTCTCAACTTGCATGGGCCCCATtaaatccatatgaagaagttccagaACCTTTGAAGTGGTCTGGTGTTGCAACTTGGGGTGTGACATCTTGGCTTGGTTCCCAATTTGACACTCACCCCAAACTTTACCATCCTAATTTTGAGCTTGGGTATGCCTCTAATAGCTTCTTCAGACATAATCTTCTTCATACCTTTGAGATCTAGATGTCCAAGTTTTTGGTGCCACAACTTGACTTCATCAACCTTGGACATTAAACATGTGGAAGAATAAGTCATTTCTTGTGATACTCACAAGTAGCAGTTTTATTTAGATCTAACTCCCTTCATCAGAACATCATTCTTTTCATTTGTAACCAAACATTCTGACTTGGTGAAATTGACTTTTAAACCTTGATCACATAATTGACTAATACTGatcaggtttgcagtcaatcctttcACCAGAAGTACATCATTAAGTCTAGGAAGTCCACTACATTCTAACTTCCCAATTCCTTTAATTTCACCTttatctccatcaccaaatgtgacAAAGCTTGTGGAATAAGACTTAATATCCACTAAATACTTCTTGAGCTCGGTCATATGTCTAGaacaaccactgtcaaaataTCAGTCTTCTTTATATGAAGCTCTAAGAGAGGTATGGGCTATAAAACTCGTCTCACCAATCTTAGGTTTCCACTCCTTTCTAGTTTTAATCATCACATGATTATCCCTAGGTTGTGTTGGAATGTTTAGGATAACCATACAGTATGTAGCAAAAAGGTTTTATGTGACCATATTTACCATAATAATGACATTTACAAGGCAAGACTTTTGCTTTAGTATGAGTTTCCTGAACTGGTAGGATGTAAGAACATTTTGTTTGACATTATGGGCTCATACTTCATTCCAGCAGGAATAAACTTGGTCACATAGGTTTTTCTTTGTCTGTTCAGAGATTGGTAATCAAAACCTGTACCTCTTAGATTTTCAGCCCCTTTCCCAACTTGGAGAATTTCTTCTAACATATCAGATCCATTATTCAACATTCTTATGGACTTGGTCATGTTTTCAAGTTTGGAAGTCAAAAGAGTTACCCCATCTTCAAGATCAGTGACAGTAGATAATTGTGTCCCTTTTTCAGCCTATAGTTGAGCTATGATTCTCTTCTGCTTTTCTCATGTCTTGAACACCTCTTCACTTTTGACACAAAGCTCTTTGTAGCAAGCAGCCAGTTCTTCAAAAGTGAGATCCTCATCACAAGAGTCTTTATCATATTCATATATACCAATGAAGGCTATAACATGCTTGGTAGTTTCATTATCAGTTTCATCATCAGACTAAGAAACAAACATGCCCTTCCTTTGTTTCTTGAGATATGTGGGATAATATGATATAATGTGACCAAAGCCCTCACATCCATGACACGGAATATATTTTCCTTGATTGGGATTTTCCtttgttcttgtttttctctGAAAATCATTGTTCTTATTGATGTCGAATGacatgttcttgacattaggtcttGACTTCCTATCCATTTTCTTTAGCACCTTATTGAATTGCCTTCGAAGAAGCACATTGGCATTAGAAACTCCTTCATCGGTTTCTAAGTCACATTGATCCTCTTCATCTTCAGTGTTGAATATAAAAGATATGCTcttgttcttcttttcagattTATCACTGATAGCCAATTCAAAAGTTTGAAGTGACCCAATAAGCTCATCCACTCTCTTCAATAgttgtgaccttcatgtcaaacttcttgggcaatgatctgagaattTTTCTCACCAGCTTCtcctctgacatcttctctcccaagaCACTAGATGAATTGGCAATGTTAAGGATATTCATGTGGAAATCATGAATGCACTCATCATCTTTCATCCTGAGATTTTCAAATTTTGTGGTGAGAAATTTAAGTCTTGACATTTCGACTTTAGATATGCCTTCATGCATGGTTCTGAAAATTTCCCAGGCTACTTTAGCCTCGGTATAGGTATTTATTAACCTGAATATATTTTTGTCAACCCTATTGAACAAGGTGTTCAAAGCTTTGGAGTTTCCCAGAGCAAGatcatcttcttccttagaccAATCTTCTTTTGGCTTCAAACCAGTTGTGTCCTTCCCATCTTTTTCCTTCACCATAGGATATTCCCAACCTTTTGCAACATCTTTCCAGGTTTTACTATCCATAGATTTTAGGAAAGTCATCATGCGCGCCTTCCAAATAGGTGGTATGTTAACAAAACCTCCTTCCATGTCCATAGTACTAGAAAGTATCTTTCCTGGAGCTCACCCCAAAACATAacagggtgcctgctctgataccaattgaaattatgGTATACAGACCCCAAATGCCGTATACGATGTCACGACGCCAGGATCAGGACGTTGTTACATCACAAACAATAACAGTGTTCAAGTAAGTAACAGGAAGTAAATAACACAAATAATTGTTAACCCTGTTCAGTGCAACttcacctacgtctgggggcatccaagacaggaaggaaatccactataacAGTATTAGTTTGAAGCTCTAAACAACCTCTAGTTTTACAAATTTCTAACCTAATCACTACCCTTGaaatttctatctaagactcttctagatatgagacccttctcacttcccttcaatcacacaacaATGATAACAACTGAAAAACAATCAAAGAACAGAAGACACACTTACAATAAAACAGAATACACTCTTACTTAAAATCTCATGAGTAattcacaattacaactcaataaactcaatccaattcaagtatcaaagagATACTAGAATGACTCACAAATGACAACGACAACTAAACCCTAACAATGATGATTTCCAGCGCAACTTTGTTATCTTATTAGGTTTAAAATCGTCCTTTAAATATCCCTAGAAAAGCATGGGCTTCGGGCTTGATGAACAGCAGATCCAATAACTGTTGCACAATCTTCTGCAGAATTAATTCCAATCATATGAGATGTTTCCTTACATGTTTCAACATCCATTATGCATAATCTTCTGTAAAATCAAATCTATTCATGTCAGAAGATTCCATAAATGTTTTGACatctgcacaatcttctgcagaATTAAATCTATTCATGTCATAAGTTTCTATAAATGTTTTTAACATCTGCATAATCAAATCCAATCATATCAGAAGTTTTTGTAAATCTTTTCTTCAGAACAAGGCAAAGCACAACCTGTCCTTTGCTTCTAAAAAACACATTTCTTGGACCACACAATACGTGAAACACATCTACAGAGAATCTTCAGAAGTTTCCATAAATCTTCAGAGACACTTCAGAAGTTTCCGTAAATCTTCAAAGAAACTGAAACAGGGAACGCTACAACATGTcaggacatcttgttcaacatctTGTTAGAATACATGTTTTCCCCAAATATAGTCAATCACTACACACCATACTTAACACTATGAATTTAAATTAATTAGCTACGATATAATACAAATCAAGGACCATTGTTGATGTAGTAAAATATGGGAGGGGTCATTTTTATAGTCTTTTACTAAGGTGTGGTATGCCCTTTGACAAAATACATAATATTGAAGATCATGATGCCACATTGTGCATTATTAATTTCATATTCAAAAGAATCAAAATATAAAACAAAAGTAATTTGAGTTATCTGATTAAAAGTGGTGTTACAAGCAATTGTACAGACCTGACATTTCCTTTCATCTCGTTTCACTGAACCATCAAACTGAGAAACCTTCTTGGAATTCTATTGGAATATTTAAAGTATTCAATATTCTATATTAAGTCTCACATCGATTTTATAAAACATAAGATAAGtgtttataattttttttacCCCATACCCCGTAAATTATCCCCCTATCCCTACATTATAATTTTTGggaccaaaataccctcatataaataagttatttctaaaattaccatttttatttCACTCTCGCTTCAAGTCTTCCAGAAACACAGATTTCATCGCTGCAAACCGGAACTCATTTTGCAAGACTTTCGTTCACATCTCACATACCGAAACACATTTAGTAAGTGTTCCGATTTTCTCCAGTTCACTTAAACTCATTGCAAAAGTCTTATGGTTTTCAAATTGCACACTGGAGCTCTTCACAAAAGTCTTcttgtattttattattttcacCAGAAGTCTTCTCAAAAGTATTCCGGGTGTTTGAGAAGCTACAGTGTCAAAAGTGTTTCGTATTTATATAGCTTTTCAACACAAAGCCCATTGACATCATGGATATTATAATGATAGTGTAGTAGCATGGGCTTTAAGCTcaaaactttaatttcaaaattttaattaatttaatttctaaaagattaattaaaattattatttaatttaataaaaataattaattaattattaaaaaaataaatatcCTAGTCATTCTTactatttaattaaaaataatttttttatccTAATTATCATTGTCACACTCAATAATTTAAAATGTCCAAATTAAAGGAACAAAAGtatatttaaattttaaaaaaatttaataaaattaatttacaATTTTCAAAATAAAACGTTAACATTTAGTTTTTAACTTGGTGACATAATGACCAGGGGCGGCCATGTGGGTGTGCGAGGTGTGCCACCGCACATGGCCTCAAAAATTTAGGGGCctcaaatattaaaaatacattaaatatttattatatagATTGTTTATTAACTATATGTAAGATGTTTATTTATTGGCAAGATGAAAGTATATTAATGTTTTTGATGGTCATGACCTGAGTTCGATTCTACCATAATCTTGCTTAAGActaaaatattatatttttataatCATTTTTTAAATAAACTTAAATGTAAATAAAATGACATGAAACATTTTAGAAAAAACAAGATAAGAAAATACTTATTATTAAACAAAACATACATAAAAGTAAattaaattattataattattttataatCATAGTCTCTCTGTCTAACAATATTCTCTTTCCTATTTCTATTGTGTTTGTCTCAAATTATTTGCTTATTTAGAATATCAAtatgatttttattatttttttttattaatttattcttatttattatattttaatttatataacTATTATACTATCTATTTTTAATATTTTAGTAAATGATACTCATTTTAACATTAAAATCAATACAATTaatcattattttaaaaaatgtGAAAATTTCAAGACGAATGAAGTATATTGAATTTTTAATCAAATAAAGCATTGAATTTTAATATACCTAAAAACAATTCATGCTATAATTGATTCACAAGAATCTTTAGaagaaagaaataaaaacatCGTATTtccataaataaataaaataattctAGAACTTacattttcaaaaatttatagaatagaatcataatttttttaattacTAAATTAAATCacaatattttttattaattattatttacTATTTAAAAGATAATCTTCCAAAAATATACATAATAACAAAATCTTTATATCAAATCTTTGTTTTCcttattttttaatataaaatttaaataataattgATGCAAATAGTTTATAATACATGATTTGATGAAACAAATTAAAAtaattcattttcaaaacaatttaATTCATCTAAAATGAAATCCAAATCTTATCTTTTAGAAATCGGAAAGTTTAATCAAAGGACATGTTTGATTTGGTTTTATAAAacattttttcttatttttaaaatttaaaaataataaaattcgTTCGATGATCTGATTTTACAAAACTATTTTTATAAACTATTCTCTATTTAGGAGTATtaaaaaagttaaaaaaattaaaataaattttatcGACTTTTAAAAATTGAGAAGTagaaaaaataaagaaaatttaTATATTTTTCATTAATAACAAATTTATAATATTGTGCAACTATAAATcagtttttaaaaataaaattatcaaacatattttctttttgttttgtaaactaatttacaaaatatttttttaaaattaaaaagtAAAACTCATTCAAACAAACTCTAAATAATCATATTTATATATTTTGAATTCCACAACAAACTCAATTATTAGTTCAAAATATATTAAATGTTTGAactaaaatataaaaaaaaacttCAAATATTTGAATTTACTTATTCATATCTAATGCAGTTCTATTTTGAAAAACTTTTGTATGTAAGTTTTGTACCTAAGTCTAATCTTATAATATTCTTCTCTTTAAGTTATCACTTTAGGATACAAGTTCTATTTTCAAAAACTTGTGTGGTACGCAAATTTTGCACCTAAGTGCAATTTTTCATTAAATATAAGGTTAAATATCCTATTTGTGCTTTATCTTTTAATCGAAGTCTATTTAGATCTCTTAACTTTAAAAAAAGATTATTTCCgttctttatttttttaaattgtgTCATGTATGTCCTTTCATCTATTTTTCACAAACGACATCTATTTTGGTTTACGTAGCATCTCAGCTGGCGGATGTGTCATCACCATCATCGATTTCATGGATTTTTTTTGTTAGGAAAAAAACAAACAAAGCATAGAGAAAAAATTAAAACACAATCCTAACACAAGAACATAGCGTGGAAACTTCAAAGTTGGAGAAAAACCATGACCGTTGTCAATAGACAACCAGATAATAACATTATGTCAAAATTGTTACCACACATAATATACCATCAACTAACATAGGCCCCCATTACACTCATACTCTCTAAAACaaatatttaattatatctcaACACTCTAATATAAGAGTATAAGAGAATAAAGAAAGTTAAATACAAGCTTAAAGTGTTTTTGACTGGTGCATCTTGGAGTAAAGAACTTGATTCTTATATATGGCATTGTACTCCATCTTCCTTCACAAAACTAAGCGATGTGGAACTTCAAATAACTTGTATCCTATATATAATCTTGGA from Lathyrus oleraceus cultivar Zhongwan6 chromosome 1, CAAS_Psat_ZW6_1.0, whole genome shotgun sequence includes:
- the LOC127115218 gene encoding uncharacterized mitochondrial protein AtMg00810-like — protein: MIAQLYVDDIMFRGMSNQMVQHFVRHMQSEFEMSLVDELTYFLGLQVKQIDDTIFISQSKYAKRVVKKFGMENESHKRTPAPTHLKLTKDEKGVGVDQSLYMSMIGSLLYLTASRYDITFVVGVCARYETEPKMSHITQVKRILKYINGTSDYGMVYSHNANSMLIGYCDANWAGSANDRKITYGGCFFLGNNLISWFNKKQNCVSLSIAEAEYIAARSNCS